A single genomic interval of Anopheles marshallii chromosome 2, idAnoMarsDA_429_01, whole genome shotgun sequence harbors:
- the LOC128708233 gene encoding uncharacterized protein LOC128708233 — translation MCKHIVLLIIVIHCCFNAYEAQTTNKQCAQNNEYCLTHRDCCSGSCLSFSYKCVPVPASASVSTVLVPVKPTPIDTENRFGGDDGGASLTQKTCALNGEYCLTHAECCSGNCLTFSYKCVALNPPGSTETVSKDPTSQNPTVNFTNRIGEETSVNPATDFASTQKKCAGIGEYCLTSSECCSKSCLSFAYKCVNRYDLYAGAEPNPSTSPISTANRFGDSSVDSNIGTRKCTSNGLYCFHNKECCSGACYKSICSTEIRLGVPESELTRPSVANGPYIPVNNLDDLISRFGGQISTTEQSLQRQERRCKIVGDICNRHEDCCTSNCHSYRRKCVN, via the exons atgtgtaaacatATTGTATTGCTTATTATTGTGATACATTGCTGTTTCAATGCCTATGAGGCACAAACTACAAATAAACAATGTgcgcaaaataatgaatat TGTTTAACCCATCGAGATTGTTGTTCGGGAAGCTGCTTAAGCTTCTCGTATAAATGCGTACCAGTGCCAGCAAGTGCGTCAGTGAGTACTGTGTTAGTACCGGTCAAGCCAACCCCAATAGACACCGAAAATAGGTTTGGAGGTGATGACGGTGGCGCTAGCTTGACCCAAAAAACATGTGCACTCAATGGAGAATAT TGTTTAACGCATGCAGAGTGCTGTTCGGGCAACTGTTTGACTTTCTCCTATAAATGTGTGGCCTTGAATCCACCTGGTTCAACGGAGACCGTGTCTAAAGATCCAACGTCACAAAACCCAACCGTCAATTTTACGAATCGTATTGGTGAAGAAACTTCAGTAAATCCTGCAACAGATTTTGCTTCTACTCAAAAAAAATGTGCTGGGATTGGAGAATAT TGTCTAACGTCTTCGGAATGCTGCTCTAAAAGTTGTTTAAGCTTCGCGTATAAATGCGTCAACAGGTATGACCTTTATGCTGGCGCTGAGCCAAATCCATCAACGTCCCCAATTTCTACTGCTAATCGATTCGGGGATTCTTCAGTAGATTCGAACATAGGAACACGTAAATGCACATCGAATGGATTATAC TGCTTCCACAATAAAGAGTGCTGTTCGGGGGCGTGCTACAAATCAATATGTTCTACAGAGATCCGACTTGGTGTACCGGAGTCAGAATTAACCCGTCCATCGGTAGCTAATGGACCTTACATTCCAGTAAATAATCTGGATGATCTCATTTCTCGTTTTGGAGGACAAATTTCGACAACCGAACAAAGTCTTCAGCGTCAAGAAAGGCGTTGTAAAATTGTTGGTGACATC TGCAATCGACATGAAGATTGCTGCACCTCGAACTGCCATTCATACAGACGAAAGTGCGTCAATTAA